Part of the Clostridium sporogenes genome, GCTGGTTTTGATGGTCTACTACTGCTACTACTAGAACTAGAAGAACTACTACCTGATGAAGCTGGAGCTTCCACAGAAACACTACTTCCACCTCTTGATTGAGATACAGAAGATTGTGATTGTGCTGCTTGCCTTTCAGCTGCTTGTCTTTGCGCTGCTTCAGCTGCTGCTCTTCTTTCTTGCTCTTTTAAATTATTATATACTACTACCTGCTTACTTTTTTCTGATTGCATACTAGATAGCTTCTTTTGGTTTTCTGCTTTAAGTTGTACTATCTCTGTACTTTTCTTATCTAAAGCAACCTTTTTTTCTTTAATTTCTTCTTTTTTTGTCTTTAATTCCTTTATAACGCCTTGGTCAAATCCCATAACTTTTTTAACTGTGTCTACTCTAGTTATTAAATCACTTAATCCTTCTGATTCTAATATTATGTCTGCATAACTGTCAAAGCCACTTATGTACATAGCTCTTACTCTTTTATTAAATAAATCTTCACGGGATTCTATTTGTTTTTGAGCTTTTTCTATATCTTTTCCCAATTTAGATATGTCTTCTTTATTCTTTTCTATATCTTTATTATTATCTTCTATTTTATACATTAAGCTTTGTATACTATTGTCCATATTTTGCATCTTTTCTTCAAGTTCTAATGTCTTATCATGTGCTTGTCCATTTGATGGTGCTGCCATAACTTTTGCATTAATAGACACTGCTAAGGCTAATGCTATTACTGCAGACAAAACTTTCTTATTCACTATTTATCTTCCTCCCATTCCCCTTTTATGATTATAACATAAAACTATTATATCACCATTTCAGTAAAAAACTCAACTTTAACGAGGATTTTTTTTAAGAATGTTAATTTAATTTGTTATTTATTATATTTTTATTAAAAAATATAATATATTATTTATATATCTATAGAATACTTGTATACTTCTGACTTAGTTATTTTTCTATCTTTAGCCACTAATTTTATAGACTCTTTTTTGCTATATCCTTCATTTATATACTTTTTTATATGATCTTGTATATTTATACTAGACCACTCCATTTCCTTTTCTTTTTCTATTTCTTCTATGGATTTTCCTTCTAAAACTAAAACATATTCACCTTTAGGTTGGTGACTCTCATAATATTTTATAATCTCTTCTAAATTATCCCTTATAATTTCTTCATGTACCTTAGTAAGTTCTCTACATATAGATATATTTCTGTTCCCTAAAGACTCCCTTAAAAATTTTAAACATTCCTTTAATCTATGAGGGGATTCATAAAAAATTAATGTTTCCATTCTATCCTTTATATCCTGTACTAACTTTTGTCTATTTTTATTTTCCCTCGGTATAAAACCCTTAAAAATAAACTTTGTAGTATCCATTCCAGAATAGACTAAGGCTGTAGTAAATGCCGTAGCTCCAGGTAAAACTTCAAATATTATTTGCTCTTCTATACATTTTTTTATGAGCACATATCCTGGATCTGATATTCCTGGCATACCTGCATCAGATACTAATGCTATGTTTTTTCCTTCTTTTAAACTATTTATTATATTTATACTTTTATCTTCTTCATTAAATTTATGATAACTTATTAATGTTTTTTTTATATTAAAATGATTTAATAATTTTAAAGTTTGTCTTGTGTCCTCTGCTGCTATAATATCAACATTCTTTAGTACATCTAATGCTCTTATTGTTATATCTCTTAAATTTCCTATAGGAGTAGGAACTACATATAATTTCCCTTCCTCTATATTAAGCATATAATACTCTCCTTCTTATTTATTCAATTGCATAAATTCTTTTAACCTCATTGGTATATTTATTATTTTCATCATAAATGTATAGCGGACTATCCCATTTCAAAAACTTACCACCATTTTTTTGCCCTTCAATTAATATCATAGAGGGTGCCTTGTCTGCCGCTGGATGAATAGTCCTTATTAATTTAGGCTCTATGCAATACTTTCTCATTACATTCATTATATCTACTATTCTATCTGGCCTATGTATCATATATAATTTACCTTTATCTTTTAATAAAATTTTAGCTGCATTTACTATATCATCTAAAGTACAACAAATTTCATGTCTAGATATAGCATTTTTATCATTAATGTTTATAATTCCTGTTCCTTGAGTTTTATAAGGTGGGTTTACTGTAACTACATCTACCTTTTCTATATCTTTCAAAAGTTTTATATCTTTTAAGTCACCTTCTATAAACTTAACTTTTTCCTGCAAATTATTATACTTTATGCTTCGTTTTGCCATATCAGCAATTTCCTTTTGTATTTCTATACCTATAATATTACTAGCATTAGTTTTGCCTGCTAATATAAATGGAATTATACCTGTTCCAGTACATAAATCAACTACTTTATCTCCATTTTTTATTCTAGGAAAATTAGCTAATAATACTGCATCTATTCCGAATCTAAATGCCTGCTTTTTTTGTATAACATGAATTCCCTTTAACTGAAGATCATCTAATGTTTCATCTTCTTTTATAATTCTATCCATATAATTCACCTTTTATATAATAAATTTTATTCTATATATTCTAAATCAAAACAATATAATAATTCTATAATATATAAACAATAAAAAGACCGTCTTTTGACGGCCTTTTTAACAATAAATTAGTCTTGAACTGGTGCTCCTACTGGACAAACATTAGCACAGTTTCCGCAATCAATACAAGTGTCTGCATCTATATCAAATATAGAATCTCCTTGACTTATAGCATTAACTGGACATTCTGCAGCACATGCTCCACAGCTTACGCAAGCATCTGTAATTTTGTATGCCATATGTAACACACCTCCTTATAAATTACACAACTTTATACGATTTATATTTTACCATGTTTTTATTAATTTTTAAAGTAATTTTTATATAACTGTATAACCTATATTTTCTATGGATTCTATTATCTTATCTACATCTACAAAATAATCATCATATATAACACTTACTTCTTTTTTTTCCTTACTTATTTCGCAGGCTACTACACCTTCATTATTAGCTACAGCACTTTTTACTTTATTTATATCCTGTATTGTTCTCATATCGCATACCTTTAATAGTGCCTTCATAACTCTTCCTCCTATTCATCTTTAAGCAACTCTTTTATTATTGTTTCATCTGCATCGTCTATTTCAATATTTATTTCTTCTTCATCTACACTTTCTATATTACCTTCATAGCCACCAGATATAAGTTCTGCTTCCATTATAGGCACTGGCTGTATAAATTCTTCGTTATCTTCACTTTTGATCTTGACTTTAACTTCTTCTTTCACCACATTATTATCTACTACCTCTCCTTGTCCATAAGGAGTCTTAACTATTGATCCTATCTTAGGTAATACTTTTCTAATACTTTCATAGGTTTGCTGTTCATAATTTAAACAACACATAAGTCTTCCACATATACCTGAAATTTTGGTAGGATTTAATGATAAATTTTGTTCCTTAGCCATCTTTATTGATACTGGAGCAAAATCTCCTAAAAATATAGAACAACACATAGGTCTGCCACAAGGTCCTAATCCTCCAACCATTTTTGCTTCATCACGTACTCCTATTTGTCTTAATTCTATTCTGGTTCTAAATATTGAAGCTAAATCCTTAACTAATTCTCTAAAATCCACTCTACCATCCGCTGTAAAGTAGAATATAACTTTATTATTATCAAAAGTGTATTCTACATCTATTAACTTCATATTTAATTTATGTTCCTGTATCTTTTGTAGACAAATTTCTAATGCGTATTTTTCTTTTTCCTTATTTTCATGATGTTTCTTTATATCTTCTTCTGTTGCTTTTCTAATTACATTTTTTAATGGAGCTACTATTTCATTTTCATTAATTTGCTTTTTAGCAATAACCGCTTCTCCAAATTCTATCCCTCTTATAGTTTCTACTATAACATATTCTCCCTTATTTATTTCTATATTACTGGGATCAAAATAATATATTTTACCAGCCTTTTTAAATCGAACTCCTACAACTTCTATCATATTATACCTCCTGCATTTTTATAAGCATTGCATCAAATACTAGAGTGGAGTTTATATTCCTATTTAATTTATCTCTTGTATCATTTATTATACTTACCATTTTATCCAAGTTTATATATGAATATTTTTCTGATATATCTTTTATAAACTCTTTCTTATCTACATTTAATAATAACTCTTCATCTCCAGTTTCCTTAAATAACAATGAATCTCTAAGATATGATAAAATACAAGTTAAAACCTCTTCCCAAGTTTCCTTATAACTCATTAAAAAGTTTTCATATTTCATCAAATAATTATAATTACTTAAGTCTTTTGAATCTTTTAACATACCTAAACTCATATCTCTTATATATTTTAGTGACTCATCTTCAATAAATCTTTCAGCTTTACCTGGAATTCCATCACTAAATGCTATTGCTGAATTTATATTGTCTTTTTTTATATCCTTGTATTTATATTTTATAAAATTCTCTATATCATATGGCTTTAGCCTATTTAATTTAAATATTTCGCATCTAGATTTTATAGTATCTAACATGTATTCCATATTTTCACATAACAATATTATATAAACACCTTTAGGTGGCTCCTCTATAGTTTTTAAAAAGGCATTTTGAGCAACTTCTGTTATTAATTCAGATTTATATATTATAATAACCTTTTTATTTCCTTCTATGGGTTTTTTATTTATCTCTTCTATTAAGTTTCTTATATCATCTATACCTATAGATTTTTTATTAATAGGTTTAAATTCTATTAGGTCTGCATAACTTCTCCGCTGTGATTTTTCTAATATAATCATAGCTATTTCCTTAGCTATTATACTTTTACCGATGCCATCCTCTCCAACAATAATACTGGCATGTGAAAATTTACCTTTAACTATTGAATTTTTAATCCTATTTTTTATATTTTCATGCCCTATTATTGTATATGAATTCAAATGTATCCCTCCTAATTAAACTCTTACAAATTTATCTACATCCACAACAAATATAGTAGCCCCTCCAACCTTTACTTCTATTGGATAAGGTACATACATTCCAGCTGATCCATTTACCGGTGATGGTGATGTTACAATTTGTTTTCTAGTTTTACATATCTCTTCTATTTTTTTAATCAATTTATCTACATCTTTTTCTTCTACACCTATCATAAGAGTAGTATTTCCTGCTTTTAAGAATCCTCCTGTAGTAGCCAACTTTGTTACTCTAAATCCATCTTCTGTTATTTCATCTATTAAATCTGAAGCATCATCATCTTGAACAATAGCGATAACTAATTTCATATTATTACCTCCTTAAAGGATATTATATTGTAGTTTCTTACCTATATTTTATATTTTTTTATACAAGTTTACAATTATAATTAGCTTTGTTCACTAAAATCTATATATTTTGTTATTACTTTAATTATATCATCATTTATTTGGTCTATACTTTTAATCTTATCCTCATTAGTACATTCAATTCTATTCCAACCATATTTTTCTGATATATATTTAGAATTGTTATATGACTCTAATAGATACTCATAATTATTTTCGTGTATATCTTTCTCTTTCTCTCCTGTAAATTTATTATTCCTAGTTTCCATAAGGCTTTTACTACATTTAGGAGGCATATCTAAAAATATAACACAATCTGGTACGGGTAAATTAAACTTTTCAAATTCAAAATCCCATAGCCAATTTAGGAATTTATCTTTAGCTTGTACCTCCTTTATTTTTGCTGCTTGATGTATCATATTAGATGTGGTATATCTATCTGCAATAATAATTCCACCCTTTAAGTAGAACTCTCCCCAATCTTTTTTATAGGATGCAAATCTGTCTACTGCATAAAATGTAGATGAAGCATAAGGATTTACACTATCAGGATTCTTTCCAAATTCACCACTTAAATACATCTTTATTAAAGCAGATGATTCACTTTTATAATTAGGGAATTCCACTTTTTTAACTTTTTTATTTTGTTTTACTAATTTATCATAAAGTTTTTTAGTTTGGGTAGCTTTACCACTTCCATCACTACCCTCTATAACTATTAACCTACCTCTTTCCATTTTTTCCTCCACATTTATACTTATTATTTTACTATTTGAATCTTATT contains:
- a CDS encoding NlpC/P60 family protein; translation: MNKKVLSAVIALALAVSINAKVMAAPSNGQAHDKTLELEEKMQNMDNSIQSLMYKIEDNNKDIEKNKEDISKLGKDIEKAQKQIESREDLFNKRVRAMYISGFDSYADIILESEGLSDLITRVDTVKKVMGFDQGVIKELKTKKEEIKEKKVALDKKSTEIVQLKAENQKKLSSMQSEKSKQVVVYNNLKEQERRAAAEAAQRQAAERQAAQSQSSVSQSRGGSSVSVEAPASSGSSSSSSSSSSSRPSKPAPPAAHGDVIGYAMQFQGVPYVWGGTSPSGFDCSGFVQYVYRNAAGIELPRDTYGQIGAGTRVSRDQLQPGDLVFPHTGHVGIYIGGGQMIHAPHTGDVVKVSSVYQFYAGVRIR
- the rsmI gene encoding 16S rRNA (cytidine(1402)-2'-O)-methyltransferase: MLNIEEGKLYVVPTPIGNLRDITIRALDVLKNVDIIAAEDTRQTLKLLNHFNIKKTLISYHKFNEEDKSINIINSLKEGKNIALVSDAGMPGISDPGYVLIKKCIEEQIIFEVLPGATAFTTALVYSGMDTTKFIFKGFIPRENKNRQKLVQDIKDRMETLIFYESPHRLKECLKFLRESLGNRNISICRELTKVHEEIIRDNLEEIIKYYESHQPKGEYVLVLEGKSIEEIEKEKEMEWSSINIQDHIKKYINEGYSKKESIKLVAKDRKITKSEVYKYSIDI
- a CDS encoding tRNA1(Val) (adenine(37)-N6)-methyltransferase, with amino-acid sequence MDRIIKEDETLDDLQLKGIHVIQKKQAFRFGIDAVLLANFPRIKNGDKVVDLCTGTGIIPFILAGKTNASNIIGIEIQKEIADMAKRSIKYNNLQEKVKFIEGDLKDIKLLKDIEKVDVVTVNPPYKTQGTGIININDKNAISRHEICCTLDDIVNAAKILLKDKGKLYMIHRPDRIVDIMNVMRKYCIEPKLIRTIHPAADKAPSMILIEGQKNGGKFLKWDSPLYIYDENNKYTNEVKRIYAIE
- a CDS encoding DUF362 domain-containing protein; this translates as MAYKITDACVSCGACAAECPVNAISQGDSIFDIDADTCIDCGNCANVCPVGAPVQD
- a CDS encoding heavy-metal-associated domain-containing protein, encoding MKALLKVCDMRTIQDINKVKSAVANNEGVVACEISKEKKEVSVIYDDYFVDVDKIIESIENIGYTVI
- a CDS encoding PSP1 domain-containing protein, which gives rise to MIEVVGVRFKKAGKIYYFDPSNIEINKGEYVIVETIRGIEFGEAVIAKKQINENEIVAPLKNVIRKATEEDIKKHHENKEKEKYALEICLQKIQEHKLNMKLIDVEYTFDNNKVIFYFTADGRVDFRELVKDLASIFRTRIELRQIGVRDEAKMVGGLGPCGRPMCCSIFLGDFAPVSIKMAKEQNLSLNPTKISGICGRLMCCLNYEQQTYESIRKVLPKIGSIVKTPYGQGEVVDNNVVKEEVKVKIKSEDNEEFIQPVPIMEAELISGGYEGNIESVDEEEINIEIDDADETIIKELLKDE
- a CDS encoding DNA polymerase III subunit delta', whose protein sequence is MNSYTIIGHENIKNRIKNSIVKGKFSHASIIVGEDGIGKSIIAKEIAMIILEKSQRRSYADLIEFKPINKKSIGIDDIRNLIEEINKKPIEGNKKVIIIYKSELITEVAQNAFLKTIEEPPKGVYIILLCENMEYMLDTIKSRCEIFKLNRLKPYDIENFIKYKYKDIKKDNINSAIAFSDGIPGKAERFIEDESLKYIRDMSLGMLKDSKDLSNYNYLMKYENFLMSYKETWEEVLTCILSYLRDSLLFKETGDEELLLNVDKKEFIKDISEKYSYINLDKMVSIINDTRDKLNRNINSTLVFDAMLIKMQEV
- a CDS encoding cyclic-di-AMP receptor; translation: MKLVIAIVQDDDASDLIDEITEDGFRVTKLATTGGFLKAGNTTLMIGVEEKDVDKLIKKIEEICKTRKQIVTSPSPVNGSAGMYVPYPIEVKVGGATIFVVDVDKFVRV
- a CDS encoding dTMP kinase — translated: MERGRLIVIEGSDGSGKATQTKKLYDKLVKQNKKVKKVEFPNYKSESSALIKMYLSGEFGKNPDSVNPYASSTFYAVDRFASYKKDWGEFYLKGGIIIADRYTTSNMIHQAAKIKEVQAKDKFLNWLWDFEFEKFNLPVPDCVIFLDMPPKCSKSLMETRNNKFTGEKEKDIHENNYEYLLESYNNSKYISEKYGWNRIECTNEDKIKSIDQINDDIIKVITKYIDFSEQS